The nucleotide sequence TCGCCATTTGGAACGATTAATTTTCCGCCACCTTTTTTCTTTAGCGCCTTAATGGCTTTATCAAATGCTTTTTTACTGTTTTTTACTGAATTTGGTGTAGCGCCATAATCTAAAACTGAAACCTCAACGTTAGGAATTTCCGGTAGCTGAATTCGGTTAACGATTTCATCGATTTTCGCTTTTTTTTCTTCGGAAGAAAGCTGACCGAAATTCAGTAACGGAAATAACAGCAGGATAAATAAAATTATTTTATTTTTCATCCTCTAGAAAATCTTCCCGAATAGGATTGAAAACATCAATCAATACTCCCGCCTCTAAGCATTCAGCACCGTGTTCTGTATTCGGCAATACAAAAAATCCGTCTCCAGCTTCTAAAATTTTAGATTGGCCATTAATTGTAATTTTGAATTTTCCGGAAGCCACATAAGATCCTTGCGTATGAAAATGGTCGTGTAAATCGCCAATGGCACCTTTTTCAAATTTGACCTTTACGATCATTAATTGCGGATTGTAGCCAATGAATTTTCTGGTAATTCCTTCAGCCGCATATTCCCATTCAGCATCATTATCTTTAAAGAAAAGTGGAGGCGTATACATTATAATATTTCTTTAGTTAGCGTTGATTTTTTGATATACTTCTTTAAAGGTAAATCTTTTTTCGCTATTTCTTGTAAGGCTAAAGTTGCTACTAGAGTTGCGCCTTTTTCTGAAAGATGTGTATCATCATCTTTACGTTTCACGTAATAAGTCACTTCCCCGGGAGCAAAATGTAAATGTAAATTTCGAGATTCTTCTTCGCCATACTTCACCTCTAATTGTTCCGTAAGCCATTGCATATCGATAAATGGAACATCTAAGTCTTTAGCGACCATTCTAACCACTAAAGGATATTCACCATGCGTATCGACCAAGGTGCCGTTCTCATTAAAATTTCTACGAACAATTGAACTCATTAAAATAGGTATAGCACCTTTTTCTCGCGTTTCTTTTACATATTTTCCCAGGTTATAACGGTAACCTGTAAAAGGATTGGTGTAACGATCTGGTGAATTAAATTTTTGATCATTATGACCAAACTGAATAATTACAAAATCTCCGGATTTCAATTTATCATGAACAGTTTTCCAACGCCCTTCACTTAAAAAACTTTTACTGCTTCTTCCATTAACAGCATGGTTTTCTATATGAATATTATCGGTCATTAATTCTGGCAGCATTTGTCCCCAACCATGTTCCGGGTTTTCTTCGGGATCACGCTTATCGGCCATTGTAGAATCTCCGATTAAATACAAACTTGGCGTTTTTTGCGCATAATTTTGCACCGATAATAGCATTAAAAAACAAGCAAATACAACTTTCATAATTTTTATTTTAATATTCAAAAGCTCCTAAATCTGGAGCGGTTCCATTAAATTCAACACTTTCAATTTCAACTCCGGCATCTATCAAATCGCTTCCTGAAACTAAATTCATAAAACTAACTTCTGGCAGACTTCCATCTGCTTGGCGAGCTGCTGTTAATTCATCTACTAATAGACTTTCAAAATCATCTTCAGAAACTGCAAAACCATCCATCCAACTATTATTCATCATTTCTACCGAAGATGCTTTAAAACTATTTGTTCCGTTTAAGGAAATAGAATTTTTTATAATTAATTTTTCTAGTGGATTAGTACTTCCAAAAGCATAATCTCTTCCGTTATTATAAGCTGAACAGTTAAATAATGTTAACGTTCCACGATTACTGTTATGATCGAATCCGTCATAAATATTACCAACCGCCAAACATCTTATGTAAGTTGCATGGTGTTTTAAATCTTTGGTATCGCTTCCTCCGGTTTTAAACCCATTTCCATCGCCTAATCCTGGTGTTCCGTCCTCTAAATAGCCATTATTAATTGCCCAGCAATTAATGTAAGTAGTCGTGATATTATCATTATTTCTTAAATATCCATCCCAACCATCATCTAAATTATTCCAGGCACGACAGCCTTCGAATTTATTACCTGTTCCAGCTGTTAATTTACAAGCAAATCCATCTGCATTTTCGATGGTAGAGTCTGCATTAAAATACGAATCACAATTTAAAATAAGGTTATTTGCACCACCATTATCGATTTGAAGTCCGCTATCTTTATTTCTTAGAAAATCGCAAAATTCAATATGATTATTACTTCCACTAATAAACATACCATTATCGCCAGCTCCTTGTATTTTGAAACCAATAATTTTCCAATAATCCTGATCAATGATCCAACCTCGATTAGCACTATTTTCTTGCATTGCTGAAAAATCAATAATTGGCCTATCCGATTCTGCCATCACGACTATAGAATCATTTTGTAAACCTGAAGCAGCTATTTTTAATGATGTTCCGAATTCATACGTTCCTGGAGCCACTAAGATTGAGTCTCCTGCAACTGCATCTAGTAAAGCATCTCTTAAATCTTCGGCATTGCTAACTTTAATCGCATTACTAGTTACTGGAGTTTCTGGAAGCACAGGATCGGGTTCTTCTGTAGAGTTATCATCTGAAGAACTACAAGAAGCAAATATTGTCACTATAAAGAAAAAGCAATATTTGAATTTTTTCAATAGTAATTTCATAATTATCTAATTTGAATTCGTCCTATTTGTTCGGGTTCCAAGAATCACAGTTTCCAGAAAAAATATTTTCTAACGTATATTTTTTGATTTCTTTTTTTGATAATTGGTGTGACCAACCTACACGAGTTTTAGGTGATGCTCCCTTTCCTTTACTATTATATTCTGCGTAATAAGTAGTTTTCTCTTTTTCTGGAAACATCTTATCTCCCGTCCACGGATCCCAACCTTTTTCGACGATATGATTTCCTAAAGTTGAATTGATAAAAACCGTTTGTGCGTAAGAACGCCAAGGTCTTCCTAAATACACTTTATCTACACCTTCTTTCGCAATTAAATTACAGTTAAAAAAAACATATCCAAACTCCTGATTTTCAGGTGTGGCCGCCGCGGTTATGTAAGAATTTCTTAAACTTTTAATCGTGCAATCTTCAAACACACAAGTTGCTTCTCCAAAGATAAAATCGGTCGTTCCTTCAATATAACAGTTTTTGTAATATTGTCTGCTTCCTTCTGTGGCTGTATATAAAGTATCCTGACAACCTAGTAAATTACAATTTTCAGCAATAAAACGATCTCCTTCTACGTGAAGTGCCACTGCTTGACCGCGATCACACCAAGTATTTTGAACGCTAAGATTTTTAAAATGTATATCATCTCCCTGAACCAAAACCGTAGAAGATGTAAATGTTGATAATTCTTTACCGGTAACCGAATCGATTTTACCGGAATAATCACTTCCTGTGATGATGGTTTTTTCTTTGCTTTCGCCAACTAAAGTTAGTTGATGCTTCCAAGTAGCAATCACTAATTTTTCTTGATAGGTTCCGTTTTTGATAAATATTTCAACCTCGCCCGGACCTAAATCTCGAGTAGAGTTAACAGCTTCTTGAATGGTTTTAAAATCGCCACTTCCATCTTGAGCTACCGTTAGTTTAAGGTAAGGATCTTTAGCGATAGCACATTGAACTATTAGAAATAAAACAAATATGGATAGTAATTTCTTCATTGTTAATTTTTAAATATTTTGTTTAAAAAGGAAACTGTAAAATCTACTGTAGGCTCAAACCAAGGTTCTAATAACCAAAATGAATGTGGAGAACCATCCAAAGTATGAACTTCAGAATAGATATTATTTTTCTCTAAAATTTTAATCATATCATCACGACCCGCGTGAAATCTTGGCATCGAACTATTGATAAATAATGTGGGGGGCGTATTGGAGCTCACATATTCTAAAGGTGAAGCTTCTTTCCAGTTTTTGGGATTTTCATCTCGACCTCCGTCTAACCATAATCCTGCTATTTCTCCTTCAGCAGCAGCTTCGGGATGAACGAATGAAACTATACCATCTACATTTACAATAGCCTGAACTGCTGAAGAAATTGCTTCATTTTTTTCATGATACAATTCTGAATCAGGCGTTACCCCAACTAAAGTAGCTAACTGCGCTCCTGCGGAAGTTCCTAAAACAGCAATCTTATTCGGATCTAATTTATAAGTTTCAGCGTTTTTTCGCATCCAACGTAATACATCTTTTAAATCTATCACTCCAGCTGGATAAACAGCTTCCTGACTTAATCGGTAAGAAGCAGTTACAGCTACAAATCCATTTTCGGCTAAATGCTGCGCCATAATACGCTGGTTTTCTTTGCTTCCGGAAATCCATCCGCCACCGTGAATTAACAACACGCCAGGACAATTTTTATCATTTTTTTCAGAAGGATAATACACATCCAATTTTAAAACCGAAGTTTGTGTTTCTTTATACGGAATGTCTTCTTCGGCTATAAATCGATCAGATACTAAAGGTTTAATCCCTTTAATAAACGGGTATTTTTTTTCATATTTTTTTACTGTCGTCGTTATATTATAAGGGCGCACTTCTGCTTTTTGCTGAGCAGAAGTGCTAACCCCCGTAACAAAAGTTACGAACACAACAATGAAATTTTTAATGCTACTACTATACATTAGTTAGATTTTAGTATATATGTTTTAGTTTCTTCTGTATCCAAATCGTACACATAATACGTTGGTAATTCTAGACTTGAAAATTCAGCTTTATCTGAAACTAATGGCTTCTTTATTTCCGGCTTTTGGTAATAGCTGTTTTTATTCTCACTCTTAGCTATTTTCAATTCTTTTCCGTTTTCAGTAAACAATTTAACTTCAGAACGAATACGACAAACACCGCCATTATCAGAGGTTATTTTTACTTGTTGAAGCTTTTTATTGCTCCACTTTAAATCTATTTCAAAACCTCCACGCGCTTTTAAACCTTTAATCTCGCCATCTTTCCAAGAATCTGGTAATCCAGGTAAAAGATGCAAAGCTTCATCGTGTGATTGCAACAACATTTCTGCAATACCGGCGGTACATCCAAAATTTCCATCGATCTGAAATGGTGGGTGGGCATCTAATAAATTAGGATAAGTCCCTCCTTCTTCGGTGCCATCTTGTACTAAAGTAAGTTGCGTTTTAATTAAATCGTAAGCTCGATTTCCGTTTAGTAATCTAGCCCAAAAATTAACTTTCCAGCCCATAGACCATCCCGTAGATTTATCGCCACGATACGTCAAGGTATTTTGTGCAGCCTGAAACAAATCTGGATTTTTAAACGGAGAAATTTGAGCTGAAGGATGTAAACCATATAAATGTGAGATATGGCGGTGATGATCTCCTTTTCTATCCCAATCTTTTATCCACTCTTGCAATTGTGAAATTTTTCCTATTTGCATAGGTGGTAAACGCTTTCGCTTTGATTCTAATTCTTCCCTAAATTTTTTATCGGTATTTAATATTTCTGAAGCTTCTATGGCATTTGAAAACACATCGAAAACCAATTGGTTATCCATCGTTGTACCATAACTTACTCCAACTCCATCCTCATATTTATTTTCCGGTGACATTGAGGGAGCCACAACTAACCAATTATGTTCTGGTTCTTCTTGCAAAACGTCTCCATAAAATCTTGCAATTCCCTTTAACGCCGGATAATATTCTGCTAAAAATTTTTTATCTCCGGTAAATAAGTAGTGTTGCCAAATATGCTGCGTTAACCAAGCGCCGCCCATAGGCCAAATTCCATAAAAACCGCCATCGATTATTCCGGTGACTCTCCATATATCGGTATTGTGATGCATATTCCAGCCTCGTGCCTTATACATTTCTGTTGCACTTTCTTGACCGGTTTCTGATAGTTCTTTAATCATTTTGAATAATGGCTGGTGTAATTCTGAAAGATTAGTCACTTCTGCCGGCCAATAATTCATTTCGGTATTAATATTTACCGTGTATTTACTATCCCAAGGCGGTGCCACCTCATTATTCCAAATTCCCTGAAGATTGGCAGGTTGTCCGCCAGGTCTCGAACTAGAAATTAACAGATAACGCCCAAACTGAAAATATAATGCCACTAAAGAAAGATCTTCTTCTTTAGCGAATTTCTCTAAACGTTCGTCAGTTGGTAATTTTTGACTATCATTATTTTGATTCCCCAGATTTAAAGAAACACGTTTAAATAAGGCTTGGTAATCTTTTATATGATCTCTTTTAATTACTGAATATGACTTTTTCCTTGCTTCATTCAAATAGTTTTGAGCTACTTTTTCTGAATTTTCCGAAAGGTCTTTATAGTTTTTGAAGTTTGTACCTATACTTACTATAATCGTAACCTCATCGGCTTCTTTTATTTGTAATTCGTCTTCTCCTTCTATTATTTTTCCCGAAGTTATCTTTGGATAAGCAACCGATTGATAGTTTACACTTCCCGTTTTGTTATCGTAATCACCAGAAGTTCCTTTAAGAATCAGTGCATTATCTTGAACGACTACTGAATTCTTTTCTTGAGGTGTTGAATAATTCAGCTTAAATGATAATTTACCGGGTTCACTAGCTGTTAAATGAATGATCATTACTTGATCGGGATGCGATACTAAATATTCTCGCTTATATTCAACTCCATCATAAGTATAAGATGTCGTTGCTATTGCATTTTCAATATCTAAACTTCGTTTAAAATTTTCAACATTATTATGCTTAATATCTAACCATAAACTACCTACCGTTTGATAAGGCATTCCGTAGTTATTATCCTCTTCCGGGCGACGCGGAAAAGTAGCATTACTTAATTCTTGCGCTTCTTGATACTTACCGGCAAATAACAATTTTCTAATTTCTTCAGTATTAGAAAATGTTCCCTGTGGAATATTATTTCCTGGTTCACCCGCCCAAATTGTTTCTTCATTCAATTGAATTTGGTCTTTGGTGGGATCTCCAAAAATCATCCCTCCAATGCGACCATTACCAATAGGTAGAGCCTCGTTCCAATTGTTCGCAGGCTCATCATACCAAAGTTGGTTTTGATGTTGTGCGACAACCATTTGAAAACTCATCAATATGAATACGAAACTTAATTTCATTATTTTATGCTAATTTTTTTCAATTCGTTAAATACCAATTGTGCAACTGCTTTTGCTCCTTCAGGCTGAAAATGGGTGTTATCATCTTGACCATCTGGATAAGCTTCATAAGTACCTGCAGGTAAATTCATAAAGTAATTTTCAGATACAAAATCTTTGCCTTTTTTAGAAAAGTAATCCATAGACAACTGATTTAAATCAATTAATTCTACATTCATTTCTTCAGCAACATCTTTTGGAGCTTGATCATATTCACCGTGTACATTTTCTAAATGATCATCTTTCCAAGGATAATTTCTAGCTACCGGAGTTAAGATAATAGGCGTAGCTCCTTTTTCTCTAGACTGACTTACAAAAAGTCTTAGAAATTCTTTGTAACCTTCAATATCGACATAACGCTCCGGTTTGTTTTCTGCTGCATCGTTATGACCGAATTGCATAAGTACTAAATCGTTTTCTTTGAGTTCTTCAAAAACTTTTCTCCATCGCCCTTCTTGGAAAAAGGTTCGGGTACTTCTCCCGCCACGCGCATGATCATCTACTTTGATTGAATCTGAAACAAGAATATTATTTAATTGTGCTAAACTATCTTTTACAAAATACTGCTGAAATACCTGTCCCCAGCCTGTAACCGGGTAGCGAGTTTTCATATAATCTTTACCCGGTTCATAATCATCGGCATAATTTGCCATTGTAGAATCACCAATCAAAAATATGGTCTGAGAAGTTTCTTGTGTAGATTCTTCTTGCTTAGATTCTGGAGTAGCCTCTTTATTTTTGTTAGCACAGCCAAATGATAATATAGCTGCACACCCAATAATTACTATTTTTTTATAATTATTCATTTTCTATTCTGTAATTCTAAAATATTCAACATCGGCATAGCCACCTCTTTTTGCACCTGCCGGACTTATACTGAAAAGACCAACTTTAGCGCCAATCCATTTTCCTACTCGAGCTTGGAAAGGTTTGCCTATTTTTTTATAACGTTTGCCATTTTCACTATACATCAACTGACACTTAGCATCGGGTTTTGAAACTTCAACTTTTACGTGAACCGTATTCGATTTTAGTTGTTTTTCTTCTAAAACTTTTTCTTCGGCTCCTTTATCGGCATTTTTTGCCTCTGTCTGTTGCAAGAAGAATTTTCCGTTTTTTTCAGTTATGGTTAGCGTAAAATAATCTCTACCCATAATAATGAAGCCTGCTTTGTGCTGTTTCTTAGCGTCTTCAGGAATCAACGTAATTTTTGAACTTACCGTAAATTCTGGTGCCGGAAACTTTTGTAGTAATAAATTCGGAACGTCCCATAAATTTTTTGCTTCTTCAGGCTGAGCTATACTGAATAATCTCAAATAATCGTTACCCGGTAATTTGGCGTGCCATAACACATTAGAGTTCGCATTCCATTGCCATTGAATCCCTAAACTATCGCTAGTAAACTCATCGGTTTCCTTTGGCGTTACTATGGCATAAGACTTTCCAACATTCGGTTTTTGATGCTGAAAAACTGGTTCTCCAATTCCGTTACCGTCTTGATCTTCTCCCATCACCGGCCAATCATTTTCCCAACTCATTGGTTGTAAATGCACAATTCTGCCGTAAGCATCTTTATCTTGAAAGTGGTAAAACCAATCTTCTCCTTTTGGTGTTTCCACCCAAGCACCTTGATGCGGACCGTTAATTTCTGTACTCCCTTGTTCTAACACCACTTTTTCTTCATAAGGTCCGTAGATGTTTTTAGAACGAAGAATTAACTGCCAACCTGTGGAAACACCACCTGCTGGAGCGAAAATATAGTAATAGCCATTTCGTTTATAAAATTTAGAACCTTCTACAGTTTCGTGATTTTCGTGACCATCAAAAACGTGTCTCCCTTCATCGAGAACCTTATTCCCGTCAGTAGACATTTTTCTCACTGTTAATAAACTTTTTACACCTGCGCGACTTCCTGCCCAAGCGTGAACCAGGTAAGCCTTACCATCTTCATCCCAAAGCGGACACGGATCAATTGCTCCTTTAGCTTCCATAACTAAAACCGGTTGTTCCCATTCACCTGCAGGATCATCGGTTTTCACCATATAAATTCCGAAGTCAGGATCTCCCCAATAAATATAAAATTCATTATTGTGGTATCGTATGGCTGGCGCCCAAACTCCGTTACCGTGTTGTGGCGTTTTAAAATGCTCTACCGGTACTTGTTGTGGCAATGCATAATTAATCAACTCCCAATTCACCATATCTTTAGAATGCAAAATAGGCAAGCCCGGCGCTGCATTGAAGCTGGAAGCCGTCATATAATAATCGTCTCCTGCTCTAGCTACATCCGGATCTGAATAATCTGAATGTAAGATTGGATTGGTGTATGTCCCATCTCCCTGATCTGCCACCCAAACTTCAGAAACATAATTATCCTTGTTTTGAGCCAAAATGGAACCAGCAATCAGTAAAAATAAATATATCGGAAAAACCTTCATTTTCAATTATTTATTCAGTTCTAAACTAGCCATAATAAAAGGACCTGTTCCCTTAGGATCGTTAGAACGAATTTCTTCATTCACATAATATTCAAAAGAAGCATCACGATACGGGTCTCCGCCAAGACCCGCTACCGCACAACATTGGTTTAAGTTCACAGTTCCGTCATCTTCAACAGTTACCAGATTATTTATTATTCCTTTGTATGTTTTTTCGGCTTCTTCTAAATATTTTTGAGAAAGGTATCCTTGGTTAGCTCCTTTAGCAAATGTGTATGCGAACATCGAAGATCCGGTAGCTTCTAAATAATTTCCATCTTGATCTCCCTTATCTAAAACCTGATACCAAAGTCCTGTTTCTTGATCCTGAACTTTTAGCAATGCTTCAGCATATTGGTTTAAATAACCGATTATTTTTTCTCTACCAGGGTGATCTTCTGGTAAATAGTCTAAAACATCTACCATCGCCATACCGTACCATCCCATTGCACGAGACCAAAAGTTAGGTGAAGTTCCGGTTTCATTATTCGCCCATTTCTGCTCTTTACTTTCATCCCAACCGTGATATAATAATCCAGTTTCTTTATCTAAAGTATGTTCCTGAATTAAATCAAACTGACGTACAATTTCATTATAAGCTTTTTCAGCTTTATCTCCTTCAGAAAACATTTTGGTGTACTGCGCATAAAAAGGTTCTGCCATGTACAATCCATCTAACCACATTTGATGTGTATAACGTTTTTTATGCCAAAAACCACCATCTGAAGTTTTTGGCTGGCCAGCAAGCTGCTTTCTCAAAGTGTCTGCCGCTTTTTTGAAACGTTCTTCTTTCGTTTTTGGATATAAATACAGCAAAACATCTCCAGACTTTATCATATCCAGATTATATTTTTCTATATCGTAGGTTTTTATGATACCATTTTCTTCGATAAGCTCATCTGCATAAGCATAAATATAATCGTAGTATTTTTCTTTTTGAGTTTGTTTATAAACGCGTTGAGCCGCTGTCAATACAAGTCCGTTTGTATAACTCCACCTCGGTTTATCTACAAAATCGAGTTTTGAAGCTTTTGGGAATCTTTTTATTTCTGAAAGCATCATGCGTTCAGACCATTTTAAATCTTCTGGAATTGCTTTTTCTGAAGTATTTTTATTGGAATCATTTTCTGCTGTTTCTGAAGTTTCATTATTTTCGTTCTTGCAGGAAAACATCATCAAAAACACCAAAACAAGAAACGCTGAGCTTATAACTATACTATATTCTTTTTTTTTCATCTTAGTCTAATTTTTCGTTTTCTTGAAGTGTGTTTAAATGCTTATCCAAACTGCTAATAAAATCTTCTTTATTTTCTATCCCATCCTTTTCCTGTTCCCAGGCTGCAAGTATGTAATATGCAACATCGCTCGTTGTTGGTTTAAAAATAATTAAATGATCATGTGGTCCCTCCTGAATTTTTTCTACTTCTGAAGTTTTATAAAAAATAGCCATTCCTAATTGATCTTCATCGCTCACTAAAGTTTGTGTGCCATAAGTTGCAATATATCCCCATTCTCCATTTTGGCTTTTCTTCTGCATTAAAGAAACATCATCAAATTTGACAATTCCTGTAGTTAATCCATCAATTTCAGCGGAAGGAGTTAAGCTAATTTTGCTAAACCTTCCTTCTGGGTAAATCGTAAATTTAGCATCAAGATCAATGGTATCTTCTCCGGTTTTCCATCCATCATAATCGATCATCACCGAAGAACTTGCAGAAGAATTTTCTACGGAAGCAATGGTTTTTTCAACATTTCTAAAATGCGCTACAGAATCGTTCATAAACCTTCCGTAACCGCCAAGACCTACAGATTTTCCAGCTTTAAGAATATCCTGTCCCCATCCTGAATCATGGTGATAATCCTCATAGTTTTCTTGGCCCACATAAGGTAAAACAACAGTGTCTGTTTTCTTCCCCCAAATATCTATCGCATTTCGCCAATCTAAATAAAATCTAAATCCAACCTGACTGTTTTCCCATCCCGGGCCTTCATACCGAATATAATACGCATGATCGCTATGACCTTCTGGCAACTCTAGCGATTCAACATTTTCGAAATCACCGCCGCCAAACTTTTTTGGTTCCCAGTCATCTCCTTTTCTAATGGAAAGTTCTGCGTAAGTTTTTGCATTTTTATCGGGCTTTTGCCAATTGGTTTCTTTGACTTCTTCTGTGGTTTCATTTTGATTGTCAGCTTCCTTTTTTTCTTCTTTACACGCGGTAAAAAATAAGGCTGAAGCCATAAATGTTGGTAGGATAATTCTCTTCATAATTGTTTTCGGTTTTTAGTTCTATAAATAGCCAAAGAGAAGCTTTAAAATTCAAAGCTTCTCTTCTGACTAACCAATCAACTTAAAAATAAAATCTAAACATGTACTAACTATTGATATGCCGGATTTTGTGGGAATTCATTATTTTGATTAAGATCCAACGCTGATTGAGGTATTGGTCTTAAAATTTTCAATTCTCCATTAGCTCCGTTGAAATTACCCGGTTCTACTAGGTAATGATACATTGAAGCTCTATCTACTAAAGTTCCCGTCCTTTTAAGGTCTAACCATCTGTGGTATTCACCTAAAAGTTCTCGACCTCTTTCATCTAAGATATAGTCAATATCAAAATCTGATAATGAAGCATCTTCTACTCCTGCTCGTTCTCTTACTTCATTCAATCTTGCCAGGCCAGTCGTTGCATCACCAGATTGCAGATAGGCTTCTGCAGCTACAAGATATGCTTCTGCAAGTCTAGAAATTACAATGTCATTCCTGTTTGTACTAATTCCGAAAGGTGCTTCTGGATCGTCGAATTTCTTAACTGGGATCGTTTGATAATCATTAGAAGGATTTACTGAAGGCACATAACTTCCGTAATCATGATATACTGCATCTGGATGCTCTTCTAAATAAGCTTCCTTAAAATCATCATTATCATTCCAACTTGCCTCATAATAATGTTGTACCGGTAAACCTTCGTAATCATCGGTTTCATAAAAAGCAAAATATGGATCGTATACTTCAGTCATAAAAGTTGTATACCATCTATCATCATCTTCTGTAAATAGATCTATCGCGTATTGTGTAGGACATAGCGTATACGTTCTGTAAGGTGCTTCACCAGCTATTTCCGATCCTCCTTGATATGGGCCAAAATACGAAGATTGTCTATGTCCTAATTCAAAAGGATCTGTACTAACAGAACTTTCGTCGTACTGCACTGAAAATATAGTTCCTTGTTTAATGGTATAATCAGGAGTCCAAAGTTCAGCAAAAGAAAGACTTAATTCTTCCCCATTTATGGCCGCATCTGCATACTCTGCTGCCTGCGTAAAATCAGCTGAACTTCCAAAATCTTCGTACGCTCTGGTAAGATATACCTTCGCTAATAG is from Zunongwangia endophytica and encodes:
- a CDS encoding glycoside hydrolase family 43 protein; the encoded protein is MKVFPIYLFLLIAGSILAQNKDNYVSEVWVADQGDGTYTNPILHSDYSDPDVARAGDDYYMTASSFNAAPGLPILHSKDMVNWELINYALPQQVPVEHFKTPQHGNGVWAPAIRYHNNEFYIYWGDPDFGIYMVKTDDPAGEWEQPVLVMEAKGAIDPCPLWDEDGKAYLVHAWAGSRAGVKSLLTVRKMSTDGNKVLDEGRHVFDGHENHETVEGSKFYKRNGYYYIFAPAGGVSTGWQLILRSKNIYGPYEEKVVLEQGSTEINGPHQGAWVETPKGEDWFYHFQDKDAYGRIVHLQPMSWENDWPVMGEDQDGNGIGEPVFQHQKPNVGKSYAIVTPKETDEFTSDSLGIQWQWNANSNVLWHAKLPGNDYLRLFSIAQPEEAKNLWDVPNLLLQKFPAPEFTVSSKITLIPEDAKKQHKAGFIIMGRDYFTLTITEKNGKFFLQQTEAKNADKGAEEKVLEEKQLKSNTVHVKVEVSKPDAKCQLMYSENGKRYKKIGKPFQARVGKWIGAKVGLFSISPAGAKRGGYADVEYFRITE
- a CDS encoding glycoside hydrolase family 88/105 protein — translated: MKKKEYSIVISSAFLVLVFLMMFSCKNENNETSETAENDSNKNTSEKAIPEDLKWSERMMLSEIKRFPKASKLDFVDKPRWSYTNGLVLTAAQRVYKQTQKEKYYDYIYAYADELIEENGIIKTYDIEKYNLDMIKSGDVLLYLYPKTKEERFKKAADTLRKQLAGQPKTSDGGFWHKKRYTHQMWLDGLYMAEPFYAQYTKMFSEGDKAEKAYNEIVRQFDLIQEHTLDKETGLLYHGWDESKEQKWANNETGTSPNFWSRAMGWYGMAMVDVLDYLPEDHPGREKIIGYLNQYAEALLKVQDQETGLWYQVLDKGDQDGNYLEATGSSMFAYTFAKGANQGYLSQKYLEEAEKTYKGIINNLVTVEDDGTVNLNQCCAVAGLGGDPYRDASFEYYVNEEIRSNDPKGTGPFIMASLELNK
- a CDS encoding DUF4861 family protein, with amino-acid sequence MKRIILPTFMASALFFTACKEEKKEADNQNETTEEVKETNWQKPDKNAKTYAELSIRKGDDWEPKKFGGGDFENVESLELPEGHSDHAYYIRYEGPGWENSQVGFRFYLDWRNAIDIWGKKTDTVVLPYVGQENYEDYHHDSGWGQDILKAGKSVGLGGYGRFMNDSVAHFRNVEKTIASVENSSASSSVMIDYDGWKTGEDTIDLDAKFTIYPEGRFSKISLTPSAEIDGLTTGIVKFDDVSLMQKKSQNGEWGYIATYGTQTLVSDEDQLGMAIFYKTSEVEKIQEGPHDHLIIFKPTTSDVAYYILAAWEQEKDGIENKEDFISSLDKHLNTLQENEKLD
- a CDS encoding RagB/SusD family nutrient uptake outer membrane protein — its product is MNKIYKISFLLFSMILISCQDYLEEDNRSNETTDFYLTTEGYNLLVNANYGFLREIYGGEPWLFAAGTDMYAEGRENEPPGLSRYTQLNSNSNGVGHLYNVCYKAIQTANMGVYYGDLTEQSPELSQQIGAIKFLRANSYFLLVQTYGDVALITDYIQERKLEFDRNSAEDVYSFIIAELEESLDMVNDDPYNGRINKRAVMDLLAKVYLTRAYEDFGSSADFTQAAEYADAAINGEELSLSFAELWTPDYTIKQGTIFSVQYDESSVSTDPFELGHRQSSYFGPYQGGSEIAGEAPYRTYTLCPTQYAIDLFTEDDDRWYTTFMTEVYDPYFAFYETDDYEGLPVQHYYEASWNDNDDFKEAYLEEHPDAVYHDYGSYVPSVNPSNDYQTIPVKKFDDPEAPFGISTNRNDIVISRLAEAYLVAAEAYLQSGDATTGLARLNEVRERAGVEDASLSDFDIDYILDERGRELLGEYHRWLDLKRTGTLVDRASMYHYLVEPGNFNGANGELKILRPIPQSALDLNQNNEFPQNPAYQ